The Phocoena phocoena chromosome 4, mPhoPho1.1, whole genome shotgun sequence genome contains a region encoding:
- the TM4SF4 gene encoding transmembrane 4 L6 family member 4: protein MCTERCAKCLGSTLIPLAVSGFLAHLLLFFPGGKVIDNNDHLSDEVWYFGGILGSGVLMIFPALVFLGLENNDCCRCCGNESCGKRFAMFTSTIFAVVGVLGAGYSFIISAVSINKGPKCLMVNNSTWGYPFLDGDYLRDRDLWSQCEKPDNVIPWHLTLFSILLIIGAFQMFICAIQVINGLLGTLCGDCQCCGCCRGDGPV, encoded by the exons ATGTGCACTGAGAGGTGTGCCAAGTGCCTGGGCAGCACGCTCATTCCCCTCGCTGTGTCTGGCTTCCTGGCTCACCTCCTGCTATTTTTCCCTGGAGGAAAAGTGATAGACAACAATGACCATCTTTCTGACGAGGTCTGGTATTTTGGAGGAATATTAGGAAGCGGGGTCTTG ATGATCTTCCCTGCGCTGGTGTTCTTGGGCCTGGAGAACAATGACTGCTGCAGGTGCTGTGGCAACGAGAGCTGTGGGAAGCGCTTTGCG atgttCACCTCCACAATATTTGCTGTGGTTGGAGTCTTGGGTGCCGGATACTCATTTATCATCTCAGCTGTCTCAATCAACAAGGGTCCAAAATGCCTCATGGTCAATAATAGCACGTGGGGCTACCCCTTCCTGGACGG AGATTACCTCAGGGACAGGGACTTATGGAGCCAGTGCGAAAAGCCTGACAACGTGATTCCCTGGCATCTGACCCTCTTCTCCATCCTGCTGATCATAGGGGCGTTTCAGATGTTTATCTGTGCCATCCAGGTGATCAACGGCCTCCTGGGGACCCTGTGTGGAGACTGCCAGTGCTGTGGCTGCTGTCGG